The following proteins are encoded in a genomic region of Dyadobacter sp. UC 10:
- a CDS encoding DUF3784 domain-containing protein, whose protein sequence is MIIIALVLSLIFFALGFIVTKNNARYILSGYNTMSEQDRQQFDIVSYIKLFKQFHLILAATLFGGVCLLSLVNNNWASLFMTVYPLVAYLYFLIRSAKYHKGKFGRKAGAYMAGGVLVVVIAVLLISSLTDYKSSELSLGSERLEIKGSYGLTLGKSEILEQKVVDQLPPISYKSNGFAAGDYAKGRFKTSDGKSVWLFVNKKAGHFLLIRSSKGDIYYSHDEMDIQQLSRNVAQWLARKL, encoded by the coding sequence ATGATCATTATCGCGTTGGTTCTCTCCCTTATTTTTTTCGCGTTGGGTTTTATTGTTACTAAAAACAACGCCAGGTATATCCTGTCAGGCTACAATACCATGTCCGAACAGGATCGGCAGCAGTTTGATATTGTTTCCTACATCAAACTGTTTAAGCAGTTCCATCTGATTCTTGCGGCAACCCTTTTTGGTGGGGTATGCCTGCTGAGCCTTGTCAACAATAATTGGGCAAGCCTGTTCATGACCGTTTATCCACTGGTTGCCTATCTGTATTTTCTGATCAGATCGGCGAAGTATCATAAGGGAAAATTCGGCCGGAAAGCAGGCGCATACATGGCGGGCGGCGTGCTGGTTGTCGTTATCGCGGTACTGCTGATCAGCAGCCTCACCGACTATAAAAGCAGCGAATTAAGCCTGGGTTCAGAGCGGCTTGAGATAAAGGGCTCCTACGGACTTACCCTTGGTAAAAGCGAGATACTTGAGCAAAAAGTTGTGGACCAACTTCCGCCTATCAGCTACAAATCAAACGGTTTTGCCGCCGGTGATTATGCAAAAGGCCGTTTTAAAACCAGCGACGGTAAATCCGTCTGGCTTTTCGTAAATAAAAAGGCGGGGCACTTCCTGCTGATACGCAGCTCGAAAGGGGATATCTATTACAGCCACGATGAAATGGATATACAGCAACTGAGCCGGAATGTAGCGCAGTGGCTCGCGCGTAAATTGTGA
- a CDS encoding zinc-dependent alcohol dehydrogenase produces the protein MLAMNYRGPYRVRADRNKPMPRIEHSGDAIVRVTRSCICGSDLHLYHGLVPDTRVGTTFGHEFIGVVEEIGEAVQNLKVGDNVLVPFNIACGKCVFCEQQLYGNCHESNPEATAVGGIFGYSHTAGGFDGGQAEYVRVPYADVGPMIIPEDMDHDNAVLLTDVFPTGYQAAEMGGIKPGDTVVVFGAGPVGIMAAKSAWLFGAGRVIVIDHLEYRLEFVKNYAQCEAYNFRSLEDPVLFIKKTTDWLGADVCIDAVGCEAAGDAMQTITGRKLMLQAGSATALHWAINSVKKGGIVSIVGVYGPTGNLIPIGNVVNKGITIRANQASVKRLLPRLIEHIQSGRIDPKQIITHRIPLEEVSDAYHIFSAKLDNCIKPILIPPSARK, from the coding sequence ATGTTAGCAATGAATTATCGCGGCCCGTATCGGGTCAGGGCTGACCGCAACAAGCCAATGCCCAGGATTGAGCATTCCGGCGATGCGATCGTCCGCGTCACACGATCCTGCATTTGCGGATCTGATTTACACCTTTATCATGGACTGGTGCCGGATACCAGGGTTGGTACCACTTTTGGTCACGAGTTCATAGGCGTTGTCGAGGAGATCGGCGAAGCGGTTCAGAACCTCAAAGTTGGTGACAATGTGCTGGTACCATTTAATATCGCTTGCGGAAAATGTGTGTTTTGTGAACAGCAGCTATATGGTAACTGTCACGAATCCAATCCTGAGGCTACGGCGGTAGGCGGCATATTCGGATATTCCCACACGGCCGGGGGATTTGATGGCGGTCAGGCTGAATATGTCCGCGTACCTTATGCCGACGTGGGCCCGATGATCATTCCCGAAGATATGGACCACGACAATGCGGTATTGCTGACCGACGTTTTCCCGACCGGATACCAGGCCGCAGAAATGGGCGGGATCAAGCCTGGCGATACGGTCGTTGTTTTTGGAGCGGGTCCGGTAGGGATTATGGCCGCCAAATCGGCCTGGCTTTTCGGTGCGGGAAGGGTGATCGTCATCGACCATCTTGAATACCGGCTGGAATTCGTCAAAAACTACGCGCAATGCGAAGCCTACAATTTCAGGTCACTGGAAGATCCCGTATTGTTTATCAAAAAAACGACCGACTGGTTGGGCGCCGATGTTTGCATTGATGCCGTAGGTTGCGAAGCTGCCGGCGATGCCATGCAAACCATCACCGGAAGGAAGCTGATGTTACAGGCCGGATCGGCTACTGCCCTGCATTGGGCGATCAATTCCGTTAAGAAAGGCGGGATCGTATCGATCGTGGGTGTGTATGGCCCTACCGGTAACCTGATACCAATCGGGAACGTGGTCAACAAAGGCATTACGATCCGGGCCAACCAGGCTTCTGTTAAAAGGTTGTTACCCCGGCTGATCGAGCATATCCAGTCAGGGCGCATTGATCCCAAACAGATCATTACGCACAGGATCCCTCTGGAAGAAGTATCCGATGCGTACCATATATTTTCTGCAAAGCTCGACAACTGCATTAAGCCAATACTGATTCCGCCATCTGCACGTAAATAA
- a CDS encoding GNAT family N-acetyltransferase: protein MEIPLQFRLATESDLANIVEMLLDDPLGAKREKGAADFFQPYGDAFKQIRNDQNHELTVVERDGEIVGTYHLTFIQYLTHQGGLRAQIEAVRVASKCRGEGIGREMLSYAIRRAREKGCYMVQLTTDKQRPEALKFYQQLGFVGSHEGMKLKF, encoded by the coding sequence ATGGAAATCCCTCTTCAATTCCGCCTGGCCACAGAATCAGATTTAGCGAATATCGTCGAAATGCTGCTGGACGATCCCCTTGGTGCCAAACGTGAAAAAGGGGCGGCAGATTTTTTTCAACCGTACGGTGATGCTTTCAAGCAGATTAGAAATGATCAAAACCATGAGCTGACGGTCGTGGAACGTGACGGGGAAATAGTGGGAACTTATCATCTTACATTTATACAGTATCTCACCCACCAGGGTGGTTTGCGCGCGCAGATCGAAGCAGTGCGAGTTGCATCAAAATGCCGCGGCGAAGGAATCGGCAGAGAAATGTTAAGCTACGCGATCCGCCGGGCGAGGGAAAAGGGTTGCTATATGGTACAACTGACAACCGATAAACAGCGGCCGGAAGCTTTGAAATTTTATCAGCAACTGGGGTTTGTGGGTAGCCACGAAGGAATGAAATTGAAATTCTGA
- a CDS encoding glycosyltransferase family 9 protein: MPQPKFEKILCIRADNMGDVIMASPAIRALKETFGSHITLLTSRAGSLICKNLDCLDDTIVTDLPWVRSDGCDGSELVALTGELRQRNFDAAVIFTVYSQTSFPAAMLAFMAGIPVRVAYARENPYQLLTHWVPDPEPFEEITHQVERDLSLVAKLGAGTADDHLLLRVNDAEKHSFRQKLGEIGMDTAQPYLLFHPGVSEQKREYPVEYWIGAGRLLAREYYGLPILVSGSGGEKRLADTIAEGIGEPAVSVAGMLSLGEFISLIEGARCVVSVNTATIHIAAATQTPVVVLYAQTNPQHTPWKSPHLILPFSVPEHLKSTNSIIRYVSDQLYATHIPYPDPAEIFIAAGHFLG, from the coding sequence ATGCCTCAACCGAAATTTGAGAAAATACTCTGCATACGTGCGGATAATATGGGAGATGTGATCATGGCTTCTCCGGCTATCCGCGCACTCAAGGAAACTTTTGGCAGCCACATTACTTTGCTCACTTCCAGGGCAGGCTCGCTCATATGTAAGAATCTTGACTGTTTGGACGATACGATTGTGACCGATCTGCCCTGGGTGCGGAGTGACGGTTGTGACGGCAGCGAATTGGTGGCATTAACAGGAGAACTCAGACAAAGAAATTTCGATGCGGCAGTGATTTTCACTGTTTATAGTCAGACTTCCTTTCCCGCCGCTATGCTGGCATTTATGGCCGGTATCCCCGTGCGGGTAGCCTATGCCCGTGAAAACCCCTACCAGCTCCTTACGCATTGGGTTCCCGATCCTGAACCTTTTGAGGAGATCACTCATCAGGTGGAGCGTGACCTCTCACTGGTCGCTAAGCTGGGTGCGGGTACAGCCGACGACCATCTGTTGCTTCGGGTAAATGATGCAGAAAAGCATTCATTCAGACAAAAACTAGGTGAGATCGGAATGGATACGGCACAGCCTTACCTGCTGTTTCATCCAGGTGTTTCCGAACAGAAAAGGGAATACCCGGTCGAGTATTGGATAGGAGCGGGGCGGTTACTGGCGAGGGAGTATTATGGGCTGCCGATCCTGGTAAGTGGGTCGGGTGGAGAGAAAAGGCTGGCGGATACCATTGCAGAAGGCATTGGGGAGCCGGCGGTTTCGGTAGCGGGAATGCTTTCACTGGGCGAATTTATAAGCCTCATCGAAGGCGCGCGTTGTGTGGTTTCCGTCAATACCGCTACCATTCACATCGCAGCAGCGACACAGACGCCCGTGGTGGTACTGTATGCGCAGACAAACCCACAGCATACCCCTTGGAAATCGCCGCACCTGATCCTTCCGTTTTCGGTCCCGGAGCATCTGAAAAGCACCAATTCCATCATACGTTATGTGTCGGATCAGCTGTATGCAACGCACATTCCCTATCCGGATCCGGCGGAGATTTTCATCGCGGCAGGTCATTTTTTAGGTTGA
- a CDS encoding glycosyltransferase has product MTRFAQNGNVFFLEEPLFDASENPYIQFEKKLPGLSVCVPHLPPGCTGSNAAGLMEGLLRSFFEERGSTNFIFWYYTPMAFEFSKTFQPELIVYDCMDELSAFKFAPAGIRALEQQLLAKADVVFTGGFTLYEAKKSSHPNIHPFPSSIDKTHFQSAREALAEPQDQAAISGVKLGFYGVIDERFDQELIRVIAAKRPEWQIILIGPIVKIDPAELPAAGNIHYLGCKNYIELPAYLSGWNVALIPFLINESTQFISPTKTPEYLAAGRPVVSTPIRDVVFPYGKSGLVSIGKDADTFISAIEYELGNLGNTDWLQAVDTFLSDKSWEDTYSSMLALMHAAARHDKAVALTIELKNAS; this is encoded by the coding sequence ATGACACGTTTTGCCCAGAACGGGAACGTGTTTTTCCTGGAAGAGCCGCTTTTCGACGCTTCGGAAAATCCCTACATTCAATTTGAGAAGAAGCTTCCGGGGCTTTCGGTCTGCGTGCCTCATTTGCCGCCTGGCTGCACAGGCTCCAATGCGGCCGGGCTCATGGAAGGATTGCTCCGATCGTTTTTTGAGGAGCGGGGCAGTACCAACTTTATTTTCTGGTATTACACACCGATGGCTTTTGAATTTTCAAAAACCTTTCAGCCCGAACTGATCGTTTACGACTGCATGGACGAATTGTCGGCTTTCAAATTCGCCCCGGCCGGGATCCGGGCACTGGAACAACAGCTGCTGGCAAAGGCAGACGTCGTTTTTACGGGTGGTTTCACGCTTTATGAAGCCAAAAAGTCCAGTCACCCCAACATACACCCGTTCCCCAGCAGCATTGACAAAACGCATTTCCAGTCGGCTCGTGAAGCACTGGCAGAGCCGCAGGATCAGGCTGCTATTTCCGGAGTAAAGTTGGGGTTCTACGGAGTTATAGATGAGCGTTTCGACCAGGAGCTGATCAGGGTTATTGCTGCGAAACGGCCGGAGTGGCAGATTATCTTAATCGGTCCGATTGTAAAAATCGATCCGGCAGAGCTTCCGGCGGCGGGTAACATTCACTATCTCGGATGCAAAAACTATATAGAGCTGCCCGCATACCTTTCCGGGTGGAATGTAGCTTTGATACCGTTCCTGATCAACGAATCCACGCAATTTATCAGCCCGACCAAAACGCCCGAATACCTGGCTGCCGGCAGACCGGTCGTTTCAACTCCGATCCGGGACGTAGTATTTCCATATGGAAAGTCAGGGCTCGTGAGTATCGGTAAAGATGCGGATACTTTTATTTCGGCTATCGAATATGAGTTGGGCAATCTCGGGAATACCGACTGGCTGCAAGCTGTCGACACATTCTTATCCGACAAATCCTGGGAGGATACTTATTCGTCCATGCTGGCCCTGATGCATGCAGCCGCAAGGCATGATAAGGCTGTGGCATTAACTATCGAATTGAAAAATGCCAGCTGA
- a CDS encoding YciE/YciF ferroxidase family protein has protein sequence MAPAYKESAFYPIFLSELREMFWVEEKISSVLRRFQDAVKSPDFARILRQGRTHAFEHTNRVRGLFESLEEPAEGAKSAAIERWAQDMEQVVADQAANENTADLTIMIAAQKAGRYKIACYENLITLSQILAAESVEKVLEGNIIDDAGTDLLLRELSERYIHKEAVLRKGSLPSLAE, from the coding sequence ATGGCACCAGCATACAAAGAATCGGCATTTTACCCAATATTCCTTTCTGAACTCCGCGAAATGTTCTGGGTGGAAGAGAAAATCAGTTCAGTGCTTCGCAGGTTCCAGGATGCGGTTAAGTCTCCGGATTTTGCACGCATACTACGTCAGGGCCGTACGCACGCCTTTGAGCATACCAACCGGGTAAGGGGTCTTTTTGAATCACTTGAAGAACCTGCCGAAGGAGCTAAGTCTGCCGCTATAGAAAGGTGGGCGCAAGATATGGAACAGGTTGTTGCCGATCAGGCTGCCAATGAAAATACGGCTGATCTGACGATCATGATCGCGGCGCAAAAAGCCGGGCGATATAAAATTGCATGCTACGAAAACTTGATAACGCTATCGCAGATACTGGCGGCGGAATCTGTAGAGAAAGTGTTGGAAGGTAACATTATCGACGATGCAGGGACCGATTTGCTGCTGCGGGAGCTTTCTGAACGCTACATTCATAAGGAGGCAGTTCTGAGAAAAGGCAGCCTGCCGTCCTTGGCAGAGTAG
- a CDS encoding D-glycero-alpha-D-manno-heptose-1,7-bisphosphate 7-phosphatase: protein MINISENLSAKAIFLDKDGTLIKDIPYNADPALVVFEPYVFEELENFQASGYKLAIISNQPGLELRKFNQEQLDALIASFHAAFREKGLELAGFYYCPHAPGGQGVSCECRKPEPGLLIRAARELNVDLKRSWMVGDILNDVEAGNRAGCRTVLINNGNETEWVAGPFRDAEYIASDFREAADYIASKTVTADASTEI from the coding sequence ATGATCAATATTTCTGAAAATCTATCTGCAAAAGCGATATTCCTCGATAAAGATGGTACGCTGATTAAGGATATCCCCTACAATGCGGATCCTGCACTGGTCGTTTTTGAACCCTATGTTTTTGAAGAATTGGAAAATTTTCAGGCCAGTGGATACAAGCTGGCCATTATATCCAATCAGCCGGGACTGGAACTGCGAAAGTTTAATCAGGAGCAGCTCGATGCATTGATTGCAAGCTTTCACGCGGCATTCCGGGAAAAGGGGCTGGAACTTGCAGGCTTTTATTATTGTCCGCACGCACCTGGCGGACAGGGCGTTTCCTGTGAATGCAGAAAGCCGGAGCCGGGTCTGCTGATCCGGGCTGCAAGAGAATTGAACGTTGACCTGAAACGATCGTGGATGGTTGGCGACATTTTAAACGATGTCGAGGCAGGTAACCGGGCAGGATGCAGGACGGTATTGATCAACAATGGAAATGAAACGGAGTGGGTCGCCGGCCCTTTCCGCGATGCCGAATATATTGCAAGCGACTTCCGGGAAGCGGCGGATTACATTGCTTCGAAAACAGTAACTGCCGATGCCTCAACCGAAATTTGA
- a CDS encoding amine oxidase, translating to MPADSAGQAVLSETMKTPFNSFWMAGFECSDQLNASGDRVDLLALTGHLELIDADYARIGSLGIKTVREGIRWSVVEFKPYHYDFTDVLRMLNAGKACNVQQIWDICHFGFPDDLSPLHPHFTPRFVSLCKAFVAFYTEHFPDEIFYITPINEVSFISWLGGEVGGTVPYCQKNGWHVKYALMKAYIAAAKAMKQASENVRILTTEPLVNMVPPLDPTLDDMLAASLENEQQFQSVDMLCGTICPELGGSTDLVDVLGFNYYYNNQWIIGTYEFLGWNDPVADPRWKPLADLLETAWLRYKKPFLISETSHPKEDRPLWIRMISAQCAELINRGAPLLGVCIYPVIDRPDWDNTEVWHQSGLWDTNYPDKLARLPHSASIAAVLLGQQLIASALKASEARMSVIPAGGLPSLLA from the coding sequence ATGCCAGCTGACAGCGCGGGGCAGGCTGTCCTGTCGGAAACTATGAAGACTCCGTTCAATTCATTTTGGATGGCTGGCTTCGAGTGCAGCGACCAGCTCAATGCAAGCGGAGATCGCGTGGATTTGCTTGCTTTGACCGGGCATTTGGAACTGATCGATGCAGACTATGCCCGTATCGGTTCGCTTGGCATCAAAACGGTACGTGAAGGAATCAGGTGGAGTGTGGTTGAATTCAAGCCGTATCATTATGATTTTACTGACGTTTTGCGGATGCTGAATGCAGGCAAAGCGTGTAATGTGCAGCAGATCTGGGATATCTGTCACTTCGGTTTTCCCGATGATCTTTCTCCTTTACATCCGCATTTTACGCCGCGCTTTGTGTCGCTTTGCAAAGCTTTTGTTGCCTTTTATACTGAACATTTCCCGGACGAAATCTTCTACATTACGCCGATTAACGAAGTGAGCTTCATATCCTGGCTCGGCGGCGAGGTAGGAGGGACTGTTCCTTATTGTCAGAAAAACGGCTGGCATGTGAAGTATGCATTGATGAAGGCGTACATCGCAGCGGCAAAAGCAATGAAGCAGGCAAGTGAAAATGTGCGGATACTGACCACCGAACCACTCGTGAATATGGTCCCTCCCCTTGACCCAACGCTGGACGATATGCTGGCCGCGTCGCTTGAAAATGAGCAGCAGTTTCAATCCGTAGATATGCTTTGCGGTACTATCTGCCCTGAACTGGGCGGAAGTACCGACCTGGTCGACGTGCTCGGCTTCAATTACTATTATAACAATCAGTGGATCATTGGGACATATGAATTTCTGGGTTGGAACGACCCGGTAGCCGATCCCAGGTGGAAACCCCTCGCCGACCTGCTGGAAACCGCCTGGCTTCGCTACAAAAAGCCGTTCCTTATTTCCGAAACCAGTCACCCGAAGGAAGACAGGCCCTTATGGATCCGTATGATCTCGGCGCAGTGTGCGGAACTGATCAACCGGGGCGCGCCGCTCCTGGGCGTTTGCATTTATCCCGTGATAGACAGGCCTGACTGGGACAATACGGAGGTGTGGCACCAGTCGGGCCTCTGGGACACAAATTACCCGGATAAGCTTGCCCGGCTACCGCACTCGGCTTCCATAGCCGCAGTATTACTGGGCCAGCAGCTTATCGCAAGTGCGTTGAAAGCAAGCGAGGCACGCATGAGCGTAATTCCCGCAGGGGGCTTGCCATCATTGCTGGCATAA